One window of Candidatus Regiella endosymbiont of Tuberolachnus salignus genomic DNA carries:
- a CDS encoding transposase produces the protein MYQSDLKDAEWLIIKNYFNPSDKRGRKSKHDKKTIVDAILYVVKSGCQWRMMPKDFPPWKTVYDHFSRWNKAGVWECALDKLNEQYRHSKKKKGAQLCDY, from the coding sequence GTGTACCAAAGTGACTTAAAAGACGCCGAATGGTTGATAATAAAGAATTATTTCAACCCTAGTGATAAACGAGGCCGCAAATCGAAACATGATAAAAAAACAATTGTGGATGCGATTTTGTATGTCGTGAAAAGCGGCTGCCAGTGGCGGATGATGCCAAAAGATTTCCCCCCGTGGAAGACGGTTTATGACCATTTCAGCCGCTGGAATAAAGCAGGCGTATGGGAATGTGCCCTAGATAAGCTAAACGAGCAATATCGCCACTCAAAAAAAAAGAAGGGTGCCCAGTTATGCGATTATTGA
- a CDS encoding helix-turn-helix transcriptional regulator: protein MVTTDFSGGVSNVLTVALDKFPEPYGIKDLESRIVYANPALIALFGVKSVSDVVGKFDHEIKSKLVQFDNAAEEFQKQDKQVIDTKCSLVTLEIHPKAIDHPFIVRKVPLLNNEGECIGIIGHNRNLEICTLNDYVRGSMPGSLLLNRPDDTFSERECEIIFFRLQGLKSRVIGNIMYLSCRTIENSLQRMYNKAGVNHIDDFRAFCEEKNYHRYLPRRFINRVCCKF, encoded by the coding sequence ATGGTCACTACTGATTTTTCTGGCGGGGTGTCTAACGTGTTAACCGTGGCGTTAGATAAATTTCCAGAACCGTACGGCATCAAAGATCTTGAATCTCGGATTGTTTATGCTAATCCGGCGCTGATTGCTTTGTTTGGCGTGAAATCTGTCTCTGATGTTGTAGGTAAATTTGATCATGAGATTAAATCAAAATTAGTGCAATTTGATAATGCGGCTGAAGAATTTCAGAAGCAGGATAAGCAGGTTATTGATACTAAATGTAGTTTGGTTACATTAGAAATTCACCCTAAGGCGATTGATCATCCGTTCATTGTTAGGAAAGTTCCTTTGTTGAATAACGAAGGGGAGTGTATTGGTATTATTGGTCATAATAGAAATCTCGAAATTTGTACTCTCAATGACTATGTAAGAGGGTCGATGCCAGGTTCATTGCTGTTGAATCGGCCTGATGATACTTTTTCAGAGCGTGAATGCGAAATAATATTTTTCAGATTACAAGGGCTAAAAAGTAGAGTTATAGGAAATATAATGTACCTTTCCTGCCGAACGATAGAGAATAGCTTGCAAAGGATGTACAACAAAGCGGGAGTTAATCACATTGATGATTTTAGAGCTTTTTGCGAAGAGAAAAATTATCATCGTTACCTTCCACGTAGATTTATAAATAGAGTATGTTGTAAATTTTAG
- a CDS encoding plasmid replication initiator-like protein translates to MEKESVDDLRKKLSKTRNLLNLTTDKLNDVIAEQRRTKNFVPGGYYMMSREAEKNLRALQQESPAASLVFSIIREHMQIGTNAVTISNRALCKIIDKSRATITRAVSHLAKHNYVQIIKTGNVNTYVVNEKIAFSGSPFQRKAVFSATIVAHECEQEKGWEEVKKLKAVPVIYSENEISYD, encoded by the coding sequence ATGGAAAAAGAATCAGTTGATGATCTAAGGAAAAAATTATCAAAAACAAGAAATCTACTTAATCTAACGACTGATAAGTTGAATGACGTTATTGCTGAGCAGCGCAGGACAAAGAATTTTGTTCCAGGTGGTTACTATATGATGTCTCGTGAGGCTGAAAAAAACTTGAGAGCTTTACAGCAAGAAAGCCCAGCAGCATCACTAGTATTTAGTATAATTCGGGAACATATGCAGATTGGAACAAATGCAGTAACTATATCCAATAGAGCCTTATGCAAAATTATAGATAAGTCTAGAGCAACTATCACAAGGGCAGTATCTCATTTAGCCAAGCATAACTATGTACAAATAATAAAAACAGGAAATGTTAATACTTATGTGGTGAACGAAAAAATTGCTTTTTCTGGAAGTCCTTTTCAAAGAAAGGCTGTTTTTTCGGCAACTATCGTCGCGCATGAATGTGAACAGGAAAAAGGATGGGAAGAAGTTAAGAAACTTAAAGCTGTACCAGTAATTTATAGTGAAAATGAAATTAGTTATGACTAA
- a CDS encoding toxin-antitoxin system TumE family protein: protein MDRITSHFYEHSFIEMVVWRVDPPVKASQHSYKYRLAYIEKGVCVLRYDNEAGKGDHKHIGSQESPIIFNDAAQLVSDFRAEVEKYRKGVIS from the coding sequence CTGGATAGAATTACTTCACACTTTTATGAGCATAGTTTTATTGAAATGGTCGTCTGGCGGGTTGATCCACCTGTTAAAGCCAGTCAACATAGCTACAAATATCGCTTGGCATACATAGAAAAAGGCGTCTGTGTGCTCCGTTATGATAATGAAGCCGGCAAAGGAGACCACAAACACATCGGCAGTCAGGAGAGCCCCATCATTTTTAATGACGCGGCTCAGTTAGTCTCAGATTTCCGTGCCGAAGTAGAGAAGTACAGAAAAGGAGTAATATCATGA
- a CDS encoding AbrB/MazE/SpoVT family DNA-binding domain-containing protein, with product MTTLTVTAKGQVTFKQTLLRHLGIKPGQKINVNTLPGGRAVIQAVREGRNIEDAFGILRAKNKGNVVLSIDDMNEIARKGWASEK from the coding sequence ATGACTACCCTTACAGTCACGGCGAAAGGCCAGGTGACGTTTAAGCAAACACTTCTGAGACACCTTGGCATTAAACCCGGCCAGAAAATAAACGTCAATACGCTTCCAGGTGGTCGGGCAGTAATTCAAGCAGTGCGGGAAGGGCGAAACATTGAAGATGCATTTGGGATCCTCCGGGCAAAAAATAAGGGCAATGTTGTTTTGTCTATCGACGACATGAACGAGATAGCTCGCAAGGGTTGGGCGAGTGAAAAATGA
- the traM gene encoding conjugal transfer relaxosome DNA-binding protein TraM → MPKVQVFVSKAILENINTIVIDKRNDGAKEHEANTSNTASMLIELGLKVYELQQKKTDSNFNQTEFNKVILENVVKTSFICQKLLGINSFMSEIQDNEKLDYKLMARAVRNDTAEVINEFFPKNEENT, encoded by the coding sequence ATGCCAAAAGTTCAGGTTTTTGTTAGTAAGGCTATTTTAGAAAACATAAACACTATTGTTATTGATAAACGTAACGATGGAGCAAAAGAACATGAAGCTAATACATCTAATACAGCATCCATGCTAATTGAGTTGGGTTTAAAGGTCTATGAATTGCAGCAGAAAAAAACAGACAGTAATTTTAATCAAACAGAATTTAACAAGGTCATATTGGAGAATGTGGTAAAAACCAGTTTTATTTGTCAGAAATTATTAGGCATTAATTCATTTATGTCTGAAATACAAGATAATGAAAAATTAGATTACAAATTGATGGCTCGTGCCGTCCGTAATGATACAGCAGAAGTGATAAATGAATTCTTCCCAAAAAATGAAGAAAACACTTAA
- a CDS encoding GNAT family N-acetyltransferase, with protein sequence MTLPGWHEAPIGKHHDRAAFDCGDDTLNQFLHRHARQSHEKGGAKTYLAVSDSNQKVLGYYSLSPASIAYERAPEVIKRGLARHEVPVFRLGRLAVDISVQGKGLGGQLLLAAGRRCLLVATQAGGVALMIDAKSEQVAHWYASYGAVPLLDAPLSLLLPLKTIHAALTTAGKL encoded by the coding sequence ATGACGTTACCAGGTTGGCACGAAGCTCCCATAGGTAAACATCATGATCGCGCAGCCTTCGATTGTGGTGATGATACGTTGAATCAATTTTTACATCGTCATGCGCGGCAGAGCCATGAGAAAGGTGGGGCAAAAACCTACCTTGCTGTTAGTGACAGCAATCAAAAGGTTTTGGGTTACTACAGCCTTAGCCCCGCCTCCATTGCTTACGAACGCGCCCCGGAGGTGATAAAACGTGGTTTGGCTCGGCATGAAGTGCCCGTATTTCGGCTTGGCCGTCTGGCTGTAGATATTTCAGTACAGGGGAAAGGGCTTGGTGGGCAGTTATTACTTGCAGCAGGGCGACGCTGCCTTTTGGTTGCCACACAGGCAGGCGGTGTCGCGCTTATGATTGATGCTAAGAGTGAGCAAGTAGCTCATTGGTATGCGAGTTATGGTGCTGTTCCACTGTTAGATGCGCCTTTGTCTCTGTTGTTGCCGTTAAAAACGATTCATGCTGCACTTACTACAGCAGGGAAACTCTAA
- a CDS encoding helix-turn-helix transcriptional regulator, with translation MKKMAVSLKSFSLISIMEHSEDIWGIKDCESRFIYTNRAFRKFLNIPDKFKIEGKSDDQLPTPVAEFAEELKKQDQETISSGQRVTIIKTHFFGREKKLQPYLYEKFPLYDENNECVGTVFYGKKMDFVSPQQYASRITPSGLKVAPPMKLFNKFIFFILQSMSAKEIARKLSRSHRTIENNLCRMYQKSAVSSLKEFRKFCQKTGFDRYIPPEFIPLGIQFIENREASL, from the coding sequence ATGAAAAAGATGGCGGTTTCGTTAAAATCATTTTCCCTTATTTCTATAATGGAACACAGTGAAGATATTTGGGGAATAAAAGATTGTGAATCACGGTTTATTTATACCAATCGTGCTTTTCGTAAATTTTTAAATATCCCTGATAAATTTAAAATTGAAGGAAAAAGCGATGATCAACTTCCCACACCGGTCGCGGAATTTGCTGAAGAATTGAAAAAACAGGATCAAGAAACTATCAGCAGTGGGCAAAGAGTAACTATCATTAAAACCCATTTTTTTGGTCGAGAGAAAAAGTTGCAACCTTATTTGTATGAAAAATTTCCGCTCTATGATGAAAATAATGAGTGCGTAGGCACGGTGTTTTATGGCAAAAAAATGGATTTTGTTTCACCACAGCAATATGCGAGCAGGATCACCCCATCAGGATTAAAGGTGGCTCCTCCAATGAAATTATTTAACAAGTTCATATTTTTCATATTACAGTCGATGAGTGCTAAGGAGATCGCGAGGAAACTTTCTCGCTCTCATCGAACGATAGAAAATAATTTATGCAGGATGTACCAAAAATCGGCAGTCAGTTCCTTGAAAGAATTTAGAAAATTTTGCCAGAAAACCGGATTTGATCGTTATATTCCACCTGAATTTATCCCGCTTGGTATCCAGTTTATTGAAAATAGGGAGGCGTCATTATGA
- a CDS encoding transposase translates to MPSYAIIDSQSVKTVYASEERGFDGGKKIKGRKRHIIVDTLGNLLHVSVHKANINDTKAGVAVFERAAEKYPSIKAFSGDAGYRGTAVEFVEERLKLKLNISTKIKDVFAVLPIRWIVERTFASLNGFRRLAKEVEILTATAENIFRIAMVRLTLAKLR, encoded by the coding sequence GTGCCCAGTTATGCGATTATTGATTCCCAAAGCGTTAAAACGGTCTATGCCAGCGAAGAAAGAGGATTCGATGGCGGTAAGAAAATAAAAGGCAGAAAACGGCATATTATCGTTGATACATTGGGGAATTTACTGCATGTGTCGGTACACAAAGCCAATATCAACGACACGAAAGCGGGCGTTGCTGTATTCGAACGAGCCGCTGAAAAATATCCATCAATCAAAGCGTTTTCGGGGGATGCCGGCTATCGGGGCACAGCAGTAGAATTTGTTGAAGAGCGATTAAAACTGAAATTAAACATCTCGACAAAAATTAAAGATGTCTTCGCGGTCTTGCCTATACGGTGGATTGTTGAACGTACCTTTGCTTCGCTTAATGGGTTTCGGCGCCTGGCAAAGGAGGTTGAAATCCTTACCGCCACCGCTGAAAATATATTCAGAATTGCTATGGTACGTCTTACTCTTGCCAAACTACGATGA
- a CDS encoding transcriptional regulator produces the protein MKTLTLNVLTSDTVDERFICAMNGDEMGEFISFPSFDLLWKIISPKRLAILRAMVGGGEMSIRSAARRVARDIKAVHADVQALLAAGIIEKNGEKILFPYDQIHVDFVVSNIAA, from the coding sequence ATGAAAACATTAACCTTGAATGTTTTAACGTCCGATACTGTTGATGAACGTTTCATTTGCGCGATGAACGGTGATGAAATGGGAGAGTTCATCAGTTTTCCCTCCTTTGATTTGCTTTGGAAAATCATTAGCCCAAAACGCCTGGCTATATTACGAGCTATGGTCGGTGGCGGTGAAATGTCCATACGCAGCGCAGCGCGGCGAGTCGCTCGTGATATTAAAGCCGTACATGCTGATGTGCAGGCGTTGCTTGCGGCGGGTATCATTGAAAAAAACGGGGAGAAAATCTTATTTCCGTATGACCAAATACATGTGGATTTTGTCGTATCGAACATCGCGGCTTAA
- a CDS encoding helix-turn-helix domain-containing protein: MKSELSTPEEIKRLRVKAGLTQKETADLFGISLNYWQKKELSKDSAQNRKVSKSEYILLLLLAGEHPDFKLVKH, encoded by the coding sequence ATGAAAAGTGAGTTATCAACGCCAGAAGAAATTAAACGTTTGCGTGTTAAAGCAGGGTTAACACAAAAAGAAACTGCTGACCTGTTTGGTATCTCACTAAACTATTGGCAGAAAAAAGAGTTGAGTAAGGACAGTGCGCAAAATAGAAAGGTTTCAAAAAGTGAGTACATATTATTACTTTTACTTGCCGGGGAACACCCTGATTTTAAGCTGGTGAAACACTGA
- a CDS encoding cytosine permease, whose product MRKNNIISDDYAVSRVPLKARASLLSTTLIRVGAMTALSQFLIGATLGHSMTFGQAVLATFIGSLLLEFVSLGLGIAGAREGMSTSLLARWCGFGRFGSVLIGMVIAISFLGWFGVQNSISAKGLNYAFNDQLGFTWSAIISGIALTVLVAFGFRALSWTAIVSVPVFFLVIGWIATSLLMGHNITDLISIAPSGTPFSLGTGVMVVAGGAISGALITPDISRYCKNGRHAFWMITLSIIASEFIVNTIAILIAHALDTSDVVTIMTQSAGWIGLLAVILAVVKVNDVNLYSSSLALANAIECVAGKRLNHVGLIFGLGIAGTILSIAGILDNFLNFLILMGVVFPPVAGVILVDYYILRTSRKLLDTTRDKEILPTKKLTPSIGWPAIISWVAGSVVGLVIEWGIPSLNALLVASVIYWTMCTVRKVRSTKMR is encoded by the coding sequence TTGCGGAAAAATAACATTATTAGCGATGATTATGCTGTAAGTCGTGTGCCGTTAAAAGCGCGTGCCAGTCTGCTTAGTACCACCCTAATACGAGTGGGAGCAATGACAGCTTTATCACAATTTCTAATCGGCGCTACGCTGGGTCATTCAATGACATTTGGTCAAGCAGTGCTGGCTACTTTTATTGGTAGTTTACTCCTCGAGTTTGTTAGCCTTGGACTGGGCATCGCTGGTGCCCGAGAGGGAATGTCAACAAGCTTATTGGCGCGTTGGTGTGGTTTTGGCCGTTTTGGATCTGTACTCATTGGAATGGTTATAGCGATTAGTTTCCTCGGTTGGTTTGGTGTGCAGAATTCGATTTCTGCCAAAGGATTGAATTATGCGTTTAATGATCAACTCGGCTTTACCTGGTCAGCGATCATTTCAGGTATCGCGCTGACTGTATTAGTTGCATTTGGATTTCGCGCTTTGAGTTGGACGGCAATAGTGTCAGTACCTGTTTTCTTTCTGGTAATAGGTTGGATTGCTACAAGCCTTCTCATGGGGCATAACATTACTGATTTGATTTCTATCGCTCCCTCTGGTACACCTTTTTCTCTCGGCACAGGTGTCATGGTTGTTGCTGGCGGTGCTATTTCTGGTGCACTTATCACACCGGATATCAGTCGCTATTGCAAAAACGGGCGACACGCATTCTGGATGATAACGCTTTCTATCATTGCTAGCGAATTCATTGTTAATACCATTGCCATATTAATTGCACACGCACTTGATACTTCTGATGTCGTTACCATTATGACGCAAAGTGCGGGATGGATTGGGCTACTTGCTGTCATTCTCGCTGTCGTTAAGGTTAATGATGTTAATTTATATTCATCGTCACTGGCTTTAGCCAACGCTATAGAGTGCGTAGCAGGAAAGAGATTAAATCACGTAGGATTAATTTTTGGATTAGGAATAGCAGGCACAATCCTCTCAATCGCAGGAATTTTAGATAACTTTCTCAATTTCCTTATTCTAATGGGGGTTGTTTTTCCTCCTGTTGCCGGTGTAATACTTGTTGATTATTATATTTTACGTACTAGTCGCAAGCTACTTGATACGACCCGCGATAAAGAAATTCTACCTACAAAGAAATTAACTCCATCAATAGGGTGGCCTGCAATTATTTCCTGGGTTGCGGGTAGCGTTGTCGGTTTGGTAATTGAGTGGGGCATACCATCGCTCAACGCCTTATTAGTTGCCAGTGTTATATACTGGACAATGTGTACCGTTCGCAAAGTACGTTCAACTAAGATGAGGTGA
- a CDS encoding IS5 family transposase (programmed frameshift), with protein MNLAHRRHDISDHVWSLLEAHLPGRKGTWGGIARDNRQFINAVFWILRTGAPWRDLPPDYGGWKNTHRRFCRWRDKGLWESLLEALIVEPDFEWLMIDATHSKVHPHAAGAKGGNQDMERNKRGLNSKIHLAVDAHGMPVRIFITSGTTADCQQATNLTKGIAAEYLLADKGYDSDNIIKKAEEAGMQIVIPPKKNRKIQREYDKALYKHRHLVENAFLHLKRWRGIATRYAKNTSSFLAAVQIRCLALWLKIS; from the exons ATGAATTTAGCCCATCGCCGCCACGATATATCCGATCATGTTTGGAGCCTATTGGAAGCTCATCTCCCGGGGAGAAAAGGCACTTGGGGTGGCATAGCCAGAGATAACAGGCAGTTTATTAATGCTGTTTTCTGGATATTGAGAACCGGCGCTCCCTGGCGTGATTTACCGCCTGATTATGGCGGTTGGAAAAATACTCATCGCCGGTTTTGCCGCTGGCGTGACAAGGGGCTATGGGAGTCTCTGCTCGAAGCGCTGATTGTGGAGCCAGATTTTGAATGGCTGATGATTGATGCCACTCATAGCAAAGTTCACCCTCATGCAGCAGGCGCAAAAGGCGGTAATCAGGATATGGAGCGCA ACAAAAGGGGGCTCAACAGTAAGATACATCTGGCCGTGGATGCGCATGGTATGCCGGTCAGAATTTTTATTACATCAGGTACCACAGCAGATTGTCAGCAAGCAACGAATTTAACCAAAGGTATTGCAGCAGAATATCTGTTGGCTGACAAGGGCTATGACAGTGATAACATCATTAAAAAAGCAGAAGAAGCCGGCATGCAAATCGTAATACCACCTAAAAAGAATCGTAAAATTCAACGTGAGTACGATAAAGCGCTCTACAAGCATCGACATCTCGTGGAAAATGCTTTTCTGCACCTAAAGCGCTGGCGAGGTATTGCTACTCGTTATGCAAAAAATACCTCCTCTTTTCTCGCTGCTGTACAAATACGATGCCTTGCTCTATGGCTCAAGATCTCATGA
- a CDS encoding type II toxin-antitoxin system VapC family toxin: MKLAIDTNVVLRYLLADDIKQATIARKVMKEAILVTIPLPVLCEVVWNLSRGYKLANEDIADAIGILIEADNVKVNQGAVDAGIAMLRSGGDFADGVIAYEGFALGGEIFATFDKKAVAILKKLGSIRTQLLS; encoded by the coding sequence ATGAAACTTGCCATCGATACCAATGTTGTACTCCGCTACCTGCTGGCCGATGATATAAAACAGGCCACTATAGCGCGTAAAGTAATGAAAGAAGCAATATTGGTAACTATTCCTTTGCCGGTACTTTGTGAAGTCGTATGGAACCTGTCACGAGGCTATAAACTGGCAAACGAGGATATAGCCGACGCTATAGGGATTCTCATAGAAGCTGATAACGTCAAAGTTAACCAGGGTGCAGTAGATGCCGGTATTGCAATGCTTCGTTCTGGTGGCGACTTTGCCGATGGCGTCATAGCCTATGAAGGTTTTGCCCTCGGCGGCGAGATTTTCGCTACTTTTGATAAAAAGGCTGTAGCAATACTTAAAAAGCTCGGATCTATCAGAACTCAGCTGCTCTCCTGA
- a CDS encoding DUF1778 domain-containing protein: MPQLLVETNDRMSLRIASEEKSLLIRAAAIQHTNLTEFVIRNVVSVARKIIDDNERLELTERDSLHVLELLDNPPTPNDKLMTAAFSLPMLS; the protein is encoded by the coding sequence ATGCCTCAGCTCCTAGTAGAAACCAATGACCGTATGTCATTGCGTATTGCCTCGGAAGAAAAATCGTTGTTAATACGCGCAGCCGCTATACAGCATACTAACCTGACTGAATTTGTAATTCGTAATGTGGTGTCGGTAGCACGAAAAATTATCGACGATAACGAACGGCTGGAACTCACAGAGAGAGACAGTTTACATGTACTGGAGCTTTTGGATAATCCGCCGACACCCAACGATAAGTTGATGACGGCTGCATTTTCTTTGCCGATGCTGTCATGA
- a CDS encoding PAS domain-containing protein, protein MDKIKSDKIQNSQNLVVESLNSLPLISITEHSNEPWVIRDCQSRYVYVNQAGLDFLGLPANFNIEGKLDNECPADWAEFAAEYQANDRKAEKTGKRVAIISTNFYGRKKILEPYYLPRFPIYNKLGECIGTLTNASKLNFISLSQYVNQRTPSVLTLTPPTTLFTEKELRVIFFILQPMTAKMVGDRLCRAKKTIENNLRVIYDKAGVSSLKDFREWCGTIGLDLYIPPEFVKPRVQSQRLS, encoded by the coding sequence ATGGATAAAATTAAATCAGATAAAATACAAAACTCTCAAAATTTGGTTGTAGAATCTCTAAATTCATTACCACTCATTTCAATCACAGAACATAGCAATGAACCATGGGTTATAAGAGACTGCCAATCACGATATGTATATGTCAATCAAGCGGGGCTTGATTTCTTAGGCTTACCCGCTAATTTTAACATTGAAGGTAAATTGGACAACGAATGCCCGGCTGATTGGGCAGAATTCGCCGCAGAATACCAAGCAAACGACAGAAAAGCAGAAAAGACCGGAAAGCGTGTAGCTATTATCTCAACTAATTTTTATGGGCGAAAAAAAATACTGGAACCTTATTACCTTCCAAGATTTCCAATTTACAATAAATTGGGTGAATGTATAGGTACTTTAACAAATGCAAGCAAGTTAAATTTTATTTCTCTTTCTCAATATGTGAACCAGCGAACGCCTTCTGTTTTAACGCTTACTCCTCCCACGACCCTCTTTACCGAGAAAGAACTTAGAGTGATATTTTTTATATTACAGCCCATGACAGCTAAAATGGTGGGGGATAGACTTTGCCGTGCTAAAAAGACGATAGAAAATAACCTAAGGGTCATATATGATAAAGCAGGTGTCAGTTCTTTAAAAGATTTCAGAGAATGGTGTGGAACGATAGGTTTAGATCTATATATTCCCCCTGAATTTGTAAAACCCAGAGTACAGTCTCAGAGGCTGTCTTGA